The genomic segment ACCATCAAGGGCACCGGTCTGACCGTGGATGGCAGCGGCAATCCTGTCATCACCGGATACTTCGCCGGCAGCCTGGATCTGGGCGGGGGCCTGCTCTCGGTTGGCAGCTACAATGTCTTCCTGGCGAAGTACTCGCCCACCGGCGCCTGGTCGTGGTCGAAGAACTTCGGGGGGACCACCACTGAAATGGGCTACGCCGTGGCCTCGGACTCCACCGGCAACGTGTTCACGACGGGGAGTTTCATGACCTCGATCGATCTGGGTGGCGGCAGTCAGCTCTCCGCCGGCGGGTTCGACATGTACCTGGGTAAATTCGCGCCCTAGAAGCTCCGCGCGCCTCATCG from the Verrucomicrobiia bacterium genome contains:
- a CDS encoding nucleotide-binding protein, encoding TIKGTGLTVDGSGNPVITGYFAGSLDLGGGLLSVGSYNVFLAKYSPTGAWSWSKNFGGTTTEMGYAVASDSTGNVFTTGSFMTSIDLGGGSQLSAGGFDMYLGKFAP